CCGATGCGGCCGAGGGCGGCCAGGTAGTCGCCGCCGATCCCGTACTCGTCCAGGTGCGGGGTGAGCAGGGCGAGCAGCCGGGGGAGCGCGGCGGGGCCGGCGTGCCGCAGCCACAGCGGTGCGCAGAGCGCCTGCATCCGGCCCGGCCGGAGGAAGGCGAGGTTGTGCAGCTGCGCGGCCTGGCGGAAGGTCAGCGGACCGGCGTCCAGCAGGGCGCCGAAGACCGCCGGGGCGTGCGCCAGCCGGGCCACCCCGACCGGCTTGGCCGCGAGCAGCGCCGCGGCGCCGTCCCGGTCGTAGCGCGGGACAGGTGCACAGGCCGCGGGCCGGCCCCGCTCGTACGGCGTGAACGCGACCGCGGCCGCCGCCCCGCCGTGCACGTCCATCGCGGCCCGTGAGATCGACGCCGTCCGCAGCGCCGCCGCGATCCGCGGTCCGGGCCGCGGGCCGGCGTGGCGGAGGAGCAGGGGCATCAGTGCGACCGGGGCCGCCCGCCAGCCGTGGCAGGCCGCCCGGGTCAGGTCGGCCCCGACCTCCCGGGTGGCGGGGTCGGCGAGGAGCCGGGCGGCGAGGGCGTAGGTGTGCTGCTCGCGGCGCAGCCCGTACAGCGTCCAGCCCCACCGCCGCCCGGTGCGCGTCAGGTGCCGCGAGGCCTCCTGGACGTCAGCGAGGAGCGCCGCGTCGAGCTCCGGCCGGGCGGCGGGGTCCGCCGCCTGCAGGGCGGCCAGGTGCGCCAGGAAGCGGACGGAGGCCAGCGGGTCGTCCCGCCGGCCGGCGAGGTCGGCGGGGTGGAGCGCCTCGGCCAGGAGGGTCCGGGCGGCGGGATCGGTCACCCCGTCGAGCACCGCGCCCGGAAGCACGCCGCGGCCGGCGGATCGGGCGGTCTGCGCCGCCTGCCGCCGTACCTCGGGGTCGGGGTCGGTGAGCCGGTCGCGCGCGGCCGCCACGGCCTCGGGCCAGCGTTCGGTGAGGGTGAGGTCTTCGAGCAGGGCGAGGGCGGGCCGTCGGAGGGGGTGCCCCGGGGACCGGGCGAGCCGGAGCAGCAGGGCGGCGGCCGGTCCGGTGCGGTCGGCGCGGACCTCGGCGAGCAGCGCGGTGCGGGACGGGTCGGGGCGCGGGTGCGGATGCGGGTCGGAGGCCGCCAGGGCCTCGTCCACCCGCCTCAACGGACGGGGCGGTGGGCGCCCTTCGGTGCGGAGGAATCGATCATCGGGCGATCATGCCACGGACGAGGCCGCCCCGCGGCGAATTCACGGTCCGGCGAGGGGCGTGAGCGAGGGGCCTTGAGGACGGGCGCGTCACAGGCAGATCCAGCGGTAGAGCCGCTCATCGGCGGTCCGGGCCCGCCGGGCGAGTGCCCCGACCCGCCGGTCGTCCATCCAAATCTGACGGTGTGTCTAAACTCCTCGACGAAGGCAGACTTGAACCGAAGCGGGGGAACGCCGATGTCCGACCGTACGACCGCCGAGTGGGTCAGCCCGTCCGCGGGGGAGGGGCCCGAGGGGTGGCTGGCCAGGCCGGCCGGGAGCGAGCCGCTGGGGGCGGTGATCGTCGCCGGGGAGATGTTCGGCGTCAACGGCCACCTCCGCGGCATCTGCGAGCGGCTCGCCGAAGCCGGGTACGCCGCACTGGCGCCGGACTTCTACTGGCGCACGGGCCGCCGCCGCGGCCTCGGCTACGACGAGGACGCCCGGACCGAGGGCCGCCGCCTGATGACCGGGCTGCGCCGGGAGGAGGTGCTCGCCGACCTCGCCGCGGCCCGGGAGTACGCCGCCGGCCTGGCCGGTGCGGGCGGGATCGGGATGCTCGGCTTCAGCCTCGGCGGGCACATCGCCGTGCTGGGCGCGACCGCGCTCCGGTTCGACCTGGTGGTGAGCTACTACGGCGGCTGGCTCCTGGACGGCGGCCTGCCGCTTGCCGACCCCCTCCCGCCGATCGCCCGGAGCGCCGAGATCGCCGAGCGCACCGGGTACCTGCTCGGGTTCTTCGGCGCCGACGACTTCGTGATGTCGCTCGACGAGTGGCACCGCGTCGGCGAACGGCTGGCCGCAGCCGGCGTGCCGCACGAGCAGGTCACCTACGAGCAGGTCGGCCACGGCTTCTTCAACGACGAGCGGCCCGACACCTACGACGCCAAGGCGAGCGAGGACGCCTGGCGCCGCACCCTGGACGCCCTCACCACCCACGTGGCCCGCCCCCGGCCGTCCTGAGACGCCACCACCCGGGCAGCCCGCATCCCGTCCAGGGGGCCGGGCCGCTGCTACTCGGGCTGCCGCTCTTCGGGCTGCGCAGCGCACCCGGGCCGTGGAACGACCCCGGACCTCAAACGACCCCGGACCTCAGAGACGTACCACCACCAGGGCGGTGTCGTCCGTGACGCCCTGGGGTGGCAGGAGGTCGCGGAGGATGGCGTCCGCCAGGGCCCCGGGGGCGGCGTCGCGGTGCCGGGTCAGGGAGGCGGCGAGCGCGGCGAGGCCGGTGTCGATGTCCCGGCGGCGGCGCTCGACCAGCCCGTCGGTGTAGAGCACCAGGGTGTCGCCCCCGGTGAAGCCGAGGGTGGCCTGCGGACGGGCGGTGGGTTCGGCGTGGGCGTCCAGCGGCGGATCGGTCGCCCGGTCGAGGAACTCCACCGTGCCGTCGCCCCGCAGCAGCGCGGGCGGCGGGTGCCCGGCGCTGCTGTACGTGATCCAGCCGCGGTCCCAGTCGATGACCGCGGTCAGGGCGGTGGTGGACTCGGCGCCGTCCACGAAGTGGGCGTACCGGTCGAGGACCTCCAGCGCCTGCGCGGGCCCCTCCGCCACCCGGGACGCGGCGCTGAGCGCGCTGCGCAGCTGGCCCATCACCCCCGCCGCCTCCAGGCCGTGGCCGACCACGTCGCCGACCGAGACGCCGATCCGGTCGCCGGGCAGCTCGATCAGGTCGTACCAGTCCCCGCACACGTTCAGCGCGCCCGTCGCGGGCCGGTAGCGGACGGCGGTCCGGTGGTTCCCGACCGGCCGGGGTGCGGGCAGCATGGCGCGCTGCAGGGCCAGTGCCACCTCGCGTTCGCGGGCGTGCGCCTGCCGCAGCCGCTCGTTGACCTCCTGGAGTTCGCGGGCCCGCATGTACAGCTCGGCCTCCAGCACCCGGGTCCGGCCCTCGGCCGGTTCGCCGTGGGCGCGGATCAGCTCGGTGACCTCCTCGACCCGGTGCAGCAGCAGGTCCACCCGCCCGTCCGGTCCCTCGACCGCGGCGTTGACCGGGCTCCAGTAGCGCTCCTCCCACTCGCCGGGCCGCTCCAGCGACTCGACGTCGTAGCGCTGCAGCGCCATGGTGTCCCGCTCGCCGGTGGCCAGTACCCGCTCCAGCGAGGCCCGCAGGTTGCGGCTGCCGGTGGCGGCGGGGTCGTTGGGGTTGTCGGGGAAGACGTCGAACAGGTACCGGCCCACCAGCTCCTCGCGCGGGCGGCCGGACGCCCGGACGAACTCGTCGTTCACGTCGGCGTACGTCAGCTCGGGGGTCAGCAGGGCCACCAGGGCGGGCAGGGCCCGGAACACGGCCGCGTAGTCGATCGCCGTCTCGCTCATCGTCCGCCGCCTTCGCCGAACCGGTGGGTGCCACCACAATAGGTCCGGCGGAGGAGGTCCGCGCAGCTCAAGGGGGGCTGCGGCGGCCCGGCGGCGCCCGCGCTCGCACGACGGCGGTGACCCGGGGCCCCGACCGGAGGACCTGGTCGGCGGCGGTCGGCCTGGACACCCGGGGCCTGCTCGCGACGGCCGTCGCCTGACGGACGGGGCCTGACGGCCGGGGTCTGACGGCCGGGGTCTGACGGACGGGGCCGCACCGGGTACCCACCCGGGTACCCGGTGGCGGTTGAGTACGGCGACTCAGGCGGGCCGCCGGGCCCGGCCGTCACGATGGCCGGGACACGACCGACCGACCCGGGGGGCATGCGATGGCCGAACACGACAGCGGGCTGCGGATCCTGGTGAGGGTGCTGATCGGCCTCCTGCTCGTGGCCGTCGCCGTACCCGTGCTGTACTACCTCTTCATCTGCGCGGTGTGGATGAGCCTCGACTACCAGTGACAGCTCCTACTGCTTGGCGTAGTCGGTGAAACCCTGCCAGTCGAGGACGACGCAGGGTTCGTCGCCGATCACCCAGGCGTCGTGGCCGGGTGGGATCTCCAGGGCGTCGCCCGGGCCGACCTCGGTCTCCGTGCCGTCGTCCATCCGGATCACCATCCGGCCGCTGAGGCAGTAGCCGACGTGGGCGGACTGGCAGCTGTCCGTCCCCGCGAGCGGCTTGACGTGCTCGGACCACTTCCAGCCCGGGTTGAAGGTGCCGCGGCCCACCGCGGTACTGCCCAGCTCGACGAGTTCCACCTGTCCCTTGCCGCCGACGAACGGGCGGGTCTCCTCGGGGTCGTCGAAGCTCTTCCTGACTGCGCCGGCCATCCCGTCGCCTCCCTGGTCGGCCGCCCTCGCGGACCTGGCCGCCACGAGCACGGTCACCTTCAGCGTACGTCCGGGGCCGGCGACCAGCCGCCCGGGCGGGCCACCGGCCCCACGGCCCCACGGCTCCGCGGGCGGCCGCCGCAGGGCCGTTGTCGGTACCCCTCGCTACGGTCGCCGCATGATCGATCGCGAGACGTTCGCCCCGCTGGTGTTCTTCGAGTACGACCACAAGCCGGGGACCTACTGCCTGATGCTGAGCGACCACCACATGGTGGCCGTGGAGGAGGTCTTCGACGCCTGCGGCCAGTACGGCAACGGCTACGGCTGGGAGGGCGTGGCCCGGTCCGCCCTGCGGGCGCGGGCGCCGCAGCTGGCCGATCGGCTCTCCTTCGACCCCGAGGCCGGGATGTTCGTCGCCCACGGCCGGGACGCCGACGCGCTCCGGGCGCTGGGGGCGCTGCTCCGCGAGGCGTGGCACGACCGCGAGGTGCTGCGGGTGTTCATCGAGACGGGCGAGCCGGAGTGGTTCGACTGAGCCGCGCGGTCCGCAGCCGCCGCCGCGACGGGGGACACCGCGCCGTGGGGCGACGGCGCGCGGGTGGCTCTGCGGGGTTTGGCTCCCCTGCCGGGTGGTCGGTCGCTAGCATCGAGCTGTGACTGCCACTCAGTTCGACACACGGGTGGACAAGGGGCCGGCGGCGCCCGGGAGGCGCTCCCCGGGCGCGGACGGGGCCGCCCGATGACGCCCGCCCACCCGGCCCGGTTCGCCCAGCAGGTCGCGGCCGCGATCCGCCTGCTGCCCGAGTCCGCCCGCAAGGAGCTGAGGACCGCGCTGGAGCAGGCTCAGGACGACCCGCTGTCCTGGCCGCAGGCCGACCGGTACGACCTGGACGACACCGTACGGGTCGTCACCACGGGCTCCGCCATCGTCCACTACGCGATCCTGCCCGAGCCTCGGCACCTGTGGGTGTTCGCCGCCACCGTGCTCTGAAACCCGCGCCGTGCCGGGCCCCGGGCCGGGCAGCCGGCACCGCGCTCAGGACAGCAGCAGCGGCATGTCCCAGCCGGTCGGGCTGCCGCCAGTGGCGTAGGCGTCCAGGGCGAGGGCCACGCCGGAGGCGCCGTCCAGGTAGCCCGACACGTCGGAGCCGAACGGGACCGCGGTCATGGTGAACCGGTAGCCGAACGGCGCCGCCGGGTCGAAGGCGTCGACCAGCCGGGCCGCCACCCGGTCGCGCAGGGCCTCGATCCGCTCGTCGCCGAACTCATCGTTCAGACGGCCCAGTTGGTGCAGCGCACCGGCCCAGCCGTGGCACAGGGCGTGGTCGTGGATTCCCCAGTCGTCCATCGGGACGGCCAGCAGGCGCTCCGCCGAGGCCAGGGCCAGCGCCGTCCAGTCCGGCCGGCCCAGCGCCAGGCCGGCCAGCTGCACGGCCCGGGAGACGCCGGGCGCGCCGTAGCACCAGGAGGGCCAGCCGGCGGGCGTGTCGAACGCCTCCGGGCCGGCCGTGTACTCGGCGAGGTCCAGGTAGCCGGGCCAGTAGACGCCGTACCCGTCGCGCACCGCCCACCGGGCGAGCAGCCCGGCCGCGGACTCGATGGCCTCCCGCTGCCCCGGCAGCCGCACCCCCTGCCGCCAGGCCAGCGAGAGCAGGGCCAGCGGACCGGCCACGCCGTGCGAGATGCCCAGGTTGAGGTGTCCGTCGGGGAGCTGCGCCTCCGAGCCGGTCCGCGGCGCGTCCAGGGCCCACCAGCGCGGGACCCGCCGCCCGCGGTGCTCCACCTCGCCGCAGGCCAGCCGGATCAGGTAGCCGAGGACGCTCTCCAGCTCCTCGCCGCAGGTCTCGGCGCGGGCCAGCAGGTAGCGGCCGACGCCGGTCATGCCGCGCACCACCTCGTAGTGGCCGATGGTGGGCAGCGGCCCGTCCGGGACCGCCGGCAGCGCGGTGCGGACCAGCTGCCGCTGGTAGTCGTCGAGCCGCTGGAGGGCCGAGGCGTAGCCGCCGGTGGCCCGGTTGGCGATCAGGACGGCGAAGGCCAGGGCGCCCGGCCCCTTGAAGATGCCGCTCGGGGTGGTGTCGCCCTGGGCGGCGGCCCGGGTGGCCACGCCGAGGTACCCGTGGGCTCGGGCGGTGCGGTCGGTGGCCGGGCGGGAGCCGCCGCTGAACGCGATGGCCAGGCCGGGGCTGCCGCTGCCGAGGGTGAGCTCGGCCCAGATGCCCTCGGGGACGCCGTCGTCCGCGGCCTCGGCGGGGATCCGGGTCGCGGCCGCGGTGGCGGCCGGGTCGGCGAGCCGGTCGAGGACCGCGTCCGACACGGCCCCGGCCCGCTCGCGCAGGACGGCCCGGTCGACGGCGGCCGGGGCGGAGGTCAGGGCCGAGGTGTCGGCGGTGGTCTCGGCGCTGGTCATCGGGTGCTCCTGTCGCCGGTGGAGGCCGCGTGGGCGCGGCGTCCGAGAAGGGTCCGGGCGGCGCCGCGGAGCACCGCGTACCCGCGCGCCTCCGCCGCCGCGTCGATGCCGAAGAGGCGGTTGTGCCGCATGTGCAGCAGGGACAGCACGGCCTCGTCCCGGTCGGCCTCCGGGCCGGCCAGCACCAGGCCGCCGTACGCCCGGGGCTCGGGGGACTCCGTCCACAGCGGCCCGAGCGCCGGGATGCCGAGGGCCTCGGCGGCGTGCCGGGCGGCCTCCCCGGGCCGGATCAGCCGGTCCACCAGGGACCGGTGCCGCTGGTACACCTCGTGGTCGGGGCCCTTGGTGAACAGGTGGTCCGCCCAGGCGCACCAGTCCCAGTCGCCGAGCGAGTCCAGCAGCACCGCGTGCCCGACGGCCGCCAGCACCTCGTCCGGTACGGCC
The window above is part of the Kitasatospora sp. HUAS MG31 genome. Proteins encoded here:
- a CDS encoding immunity 51 family protein, whose product is MIDRETFAPLVFFEYDHKPGTYCLMLSDHHMVAVEEVFDACGQYGNGYGWEGVARSALRARAPQLADRLSFDPEAGMFVAHGRDADALRALGALLREAWHDREVLRVFIETGEPEWFD
- a CDS encoding dienelactone hydrolase family protein; its protein translation is MSDRTTAEWVSPSAGEGPEGWLARPAGSEPLGAVIVAGEMFGVNGHLRGICERLAEAGYAALAPDFYWRTGRRRGLGYDEDARTEGRRLMTGLRREEVLADLAAAREYAAGLAGAGGIGMLGFSLGGHIAVLGATALRFDLVVSYYGGWLLDGGLPLADPLPPIARSAEIAERTGYLLGFFGADDFVMSLDEWHRVGERLAAAGVPHEQVTYEQVGHGFFNDERPDTYDAKASEDAWRRTLDALTTHVARPRPS
- a CDS encoding cupin domain-containing protein, with protein sequence MAGAVRKSFDDPEETRPFVGGKGQVELVELGSTAVGRGTFNPGWKWSEHVKPLAGTDSCQSAHVGYCLSGRMVIRMDDGTETEVGPGDALEIPPGHDAWVIGDEPCVVLDWQGFTDYAKQ
- a CDS encoding lanthionine synthetase C family protein; this encodes MTSAETTADTSALTSAPAAVDRAVLRERAGAVSDAVLDRLADPAATAAATRIPAEAADDGVPEGIWAELTLGSGSPGLAIAFSGGSRPATDRTARAHGYLGVATRAAAQGDTTPSGIFKGPGALAFAVLIANRATGGYASALQRLDDYQRQLVRTALPAVPDGPLPTIGHYEVVRGMTGVGRYLLARAETCGEELESVLGYLIRLACGEVEHRGRRVPRWWALDAPRTGSEAQLPDGHLNLGISHGVAGPLALLSLAWRQGVRLPGQREAIESAAGLLARWAVRDGYGVYWPGYLDLAEYTAGPEAFDTPAGWPSWCYGAPGVSRAVQLAGLALGRPDWTALALASAERLLAVPMDDWGIHDHALCHGWAGALHQLGRLNDEFGDERIEALRDRVAARLVDAFDPAAPFGYRFTMTAVPFGSDVSGYLDGASGVALALDAYATGGSPTGWDMPLLLS
- a CDS encoding PP2C family protein-serine/threonine phosphatase, which encodes MSETAIDYAAVFRALPALVALLTPELTYADVNDEFVRASGRPREELVGRYLFDVFPDNPNDPAATGSRNLRASLERVLATGERDTMALQRYDVESLERPGEWEERYWSPVNAAVEGPDGRVDLLLHRVEEVTELIRAHGEPAEGRTRVLEAELYMRARELQEVNERLRQAHAREREVALALQRAMLPAPRPVGNHRTAVRYRPATGALNVCGDWYDLIELPGDRIGVSVGDVVGHGLEAAGVMGQLRSALSAASRVAEGPAQALEVLDRYAHFVDGAESTTALTAVIDWDRGWITYSSAGHPPPALLRGDGTVEFLDRATDPPLDAHAEPTARPQATLGFTGGDTLVLYTDGLVERRRRDIDTGLAALAASLTRHRDAAPGALADAILRDLLPPQGVTDDTALVVVRL